In Bradyrhizobium lablabi, one DNA window encodes the following:
- a CDS encoding DUF3696 domain-containing protein produces MLRKWSLTNFKSFAGKTEIDLAPITVLAGANSSGKSTIIQSLLLLKQTLQYVPATRALGLNGPLLKLGKFDDIKNISSNSDTIEFGWEVDELMRYRSPNAAATFYSHHPARLDSAEFAIAFGLEPEVGKTDGAAVPRMTSNLRQLQPALLAMKVTANYSMFREGKDINAAASLALERDSKHLSSAALPYRVTYTDPASKTELLQQRPESKLIGASLRHFFPNQVGVSFNKLKDFARKLAQAISTGAPERYFYDPEFRGTAISEQIVARLVAILTEVSSGLTVGIDNLARDRFLRRLHEKLPPKEMPAIEFVERIQDLMRSDPRFRQVLITSIADRQEEIETAIISLAILPLEPGYDLGLPRMISLAAEQVTTFFQNSVRYLGPLRDEPRPVYPLEALVNLTDVGYRGEHTAAVLDLHKARPVTYIPSRCTNDLVDAQRDSVSLHEAVVDWLSYLGVAEGVRTEDMGMIGHQLQVRTGDVSRDHDLTNVGVGVSQLLPIIVMALLAPIPSLLIFEQPELHLHPKVQARLADFFLSLGLVGRQCILETHSEYLVDRLRRRIAESEGEKLNSQIKIYFTQKVNGNTECKPVLLTAYGAIKDWPSDFFDQSNNETELLLSAAQKKLKNERSAGGKK; encoded by the coding sequence ATGTTACGAAAATGGTCGCTAACGAATTTCAAGTCATTCGCAGGCAAGACCGAAATTGACTTAGCGCCGATAACTGTGCTGGCAGGAGCCAACAGCAGTGGCAAAAGCACTATTATCCAGAGCTTGCTCCTTCTGAAGCAGACTCTTCAATATGTGCCGGCGACGCGCGCGCTCGGTCTGAACGGACCGCTGCTCAAACTTGGAAAGTTTGACGATATCAAAAACATCAGCAGCAATTCTGATACCATCGAGTTTGGCTGGGAAGTTGATGAACTGATGCGCTACCGGTCCCCAAATGCTGCCGCGACATTCTACTCGCACCACCCCGCGCGACTGGACTCTGCTGAATTCGCAATTGCTTTTGGACTCGAGCCGGAAGTTGGCAAGACCGACGGAGCGGCAGTCCCGCGAATGACTTCTAATTTGCGCCAACTTCAACCAGCACTGCTCGCAATGAAAGTGACCGCGAATTACTCAATGTTTCGCGAGGGAAAGGACATCAATGCGGCGGCGTCTCTTGCACTTGAACGAGATAGCAAGCATTTGTCTTCGGCGGCACTCCCATATCGTGTTACCTACACCGATCCGGCTAGCAAAACGGAGTTGTTGCAACAGAGACCTGAAAGTAAGTTGATTGGAGCGAGTCTCCGTCACTTTTTTCCAAACCAGGTAGGCGTTTCATTCAACAAGTTGAAAGACTTTGCTAGGAAGCTCGCTCAGGCAATCTCCACCGGAGCGCCGGAGCGTTATTTTTACGACCCCGAGTTTCGTGGCACAGCGATAAGTGAGCAGATAGTAGCTCGATTGGTTGCGATCCTCACGGAGGTGTCCTCCGGACTAACCGTTGGAATCGACAATCTTGCGCGCGATCGATTTCTACGTCGTCTCCACGAAAAACTGCCTCCAAAGGAAATGCCCGCAATAGAGTTTGTGGAGCGCATACAGGATTTGATGCGAAGCGATCCGAGATTCCGTCAAGTATTGATAACCAGCATCGCTGATAGGCAAGAGGAAATCGAAACAGCAATCATCAGCCTAGCAATTCTACCTCTAGAGCCTGGTTACGACCTCGGACTTCCGCGCATGATCTCATTGGCGGCGGAACAAGTGACTACGTTTTTTCAAAATTCGGTAAGATATTTGGGGCCGTTGAGGGACGAACCTAGGCCGGTCTACCCGCTCGAGGCATTGGTCAATCTGACTGACGTCGGTTATCGCGGCGAGCATACTGCCGCCGTCCTCGATCTGCACAAAGCGCGGCCGGTTACGTATATTCCCAGCAGATGCACGAACGACTTGGTCGATGCCCAACGAGATTCGGTTTCTTTGCACGAAGCTGTAGTCGATTGGCTGTCTTATTTGGGTGTTGCCGAAGGCGTACGAACGGAAGACATGGGAATGATCGGGCACCAGTTGCAAGTCCGCACTGGGGATGTGTCACGCGATCATGACCTCACAAATGTTGGCGTGGGTGTCAGTCAGCTGTTGCCAATCATTGTGATGGCGCTGCTTGCACCGATTCCATCGCTCCTTATTTTCGAGCAACCCGAACTTCATCTCCACCCGAAGGTGCAGGCGCGGTTGGCAGACTTCTTCCTGTCTTTGGGGCTAGTTGGGCGCCAATGTATTCTCGAGACGCATAGCGAGTATTTGGTCGATAGGCTCCGTCGCAGAATTGCCGAGTCGGAAGGGGAGAAACTAAACTCCCAGATCAAGATCTATTTTACGCAGAAAGTGAACGGCAATACGGAATGCAAGCCGGTACTCCTCACGGCCTATGGAGCCATCAAGGACTGGCCCTCGGATTTCTTTGACCAAAGCAACAATGAGACAGAGCTACTACTTAGTGCGGCTCAAAAGAAACTGAAGAATGAAAGAAGTGCGGGTGGGAAGAAATGA
- a CDS encoding DUF1156 domain-containing protein, translated as MNPIIRKKLIEVSIPLEAINVASAREKSIRHGHPSTLHLWWARRPLAACRAILFAQLVDDPSSWPDRFRTEEEQDAERKRLHKVIERLVPWEASNDEAILNEARWEIARSVAWGLGEDPPAEGNGNAILDYLQTKAAPVYDPFSGGGSIPLEAQRLGLRAYGSDLNPVAVLIGKALVEIPPKFAGKPPVNPRALAELKRGHWNGKGAEGLAEDVRYYGQWMRGEAEKRIGYLYPKAKLPDGSDATVIAWLWARTVRSPDPAAKGAMVPLISSFLLSSREGSKAWVDPIIDAAERDGYRFEMKTGKLTKADEERLRVGTKPTRGNFICLLTGSAIDEEWIRAEGKARRIGVRLMAIVAESGRRRIYLSPAAKHEEIAASAKPEWEPEGELFAKALGFRVPAYGLTRWADLFTQRQLTALSTYSDLVQEARSKCEADALVALGGADDNRLRNGGKGAVAYADAVATYLGLGVGRLADVQNSLCGWEITKTQVRHLFTRQAIPMLWDFGENNAFGGAAGDFGISLNNLARAIDKVPASSPNSTITHNAAHELPFREVVISTDPPYYDNVGYADLSDFFYVWLRKSQLDIWPDIFRRLTTPKDEELVATAGRHGGREAADKFFLDGMSKALECIRSAASPQAPTSIYYAFKQSETNVDGLTSQGWASFLQAVVNAGLAVDGTWPVRSELSNRMRGQGSNALASSIVLVCRKREPSAAIVTRAEFIRTLKVEMPEAIADIRKAGVGPVDMQQSVIGPGMGVFTRYSQVLEDDDSTMSVRTALTLINRVWDEIENEAAAAFDPVTQVALTWFESYGFDTKPSGELIALATAKDTSDKALFASKVFKDGRGRAGLTPRPELPGDWSPESDKSPTIWECVQHTARALAAEDGGQLAAAQLVKSMGRMSSDALTLADLLYKIASRKGWQQEALVYNELAQEWPKLENLANEIEQGSRFDTPDQASLL; from the coding sequence ATGAACCCAATTATACGCAAAAAGCTAATCGAGGTTTCCATCCCGTTGGAGGCGATCAATGTTGCTTCGGCACGGGAGAAATCAATTCGACATGGACATCCGTCGACCCTGCACCTGTGGTGGGCGCGACGGCCATTAGCTGCTTGTCGAGCGATTTTGTTCGCGCAGCTCGTGGATGATCCCTCGTCATGGCCTGACCGGTTCAGGACGGAGGAAGAGCAGGACGCCGAGCGCAAGCGACTTCACAAGGTCATAGAGCGTCTGGTGCCGTGGGAAGCATCGAATGATGAGGCAATCCTGAACGAAGCGCGCTGGGAGATTGCCCGATCGGTTGCTTGGGGCCTCGGCGAAGATCCGCCGGCCGAGGGCAATGGAAACGCAATCCTCGATTATCTACAGACCAAAGCCGCGCCGGTTTATGACCCATTCTCAGGTGGCGGATCGATCCCGCTGGAGGCCCAACGTCTAGGGTTGCGTGCCTACGGTTCGGACCTAAATCCGGTTGCCGTACTGATAGGTAAGGCGCTGGTGGAAATTCCACCGAAGTTCGCTGGGAAGCCACCAGTAAACCCAAGAGCGCTGGCCGAACTCAAGCGCGGTCACTGGAACGGCAAGGGCGCGGAAGGTCTCGCCGAAGACGTGCGCTACTACGGTCAGTGGATGCGCGGCGAAGCTGAGAAGCGTATCGGCTATCTCTATCCGAAAGCGAAACTACCAGACGGTTCCGATGCGACCGTAATCGCCTGGCTGTGGGCACGCACGGTGCGATCGCCGGACCCTGCCGCGAAGGGAGCAATGGTGCCGCTTATTTCCTCCTTTCTGCTTTCTAGTAGAGAAGGGAGTAAAGCGTGGGTCGATCCAATCATTGATGCCGCCGAGCGAGACGGCTATCGGTTCGAAATGAAGACGGGAAAGTTAACGAAAGCAGATGAAGAGCGCCTGAGGGTGGGAACGAAGCCTACGCGCGGCAACTTCATCTGCTTGCTTACTGGCTCGGCAATAGACGAAGAATGGATACGTGCGGAAGGTAAGGCCAGACGGATTGGCGTGCGACTAATGGCCATTGTCGCTGAAAGCGGGAGGAGACGGATCTACTTGTCCCCCGCTGCAAAGCACGAAGAGATTGCCGCCAGCGCGAAGCCGGAATGGGAACCAGAAGGCGAGCTTTTCGCCAAGGCGCTCGGATTTCGGGTTCCGGCCTACGGATTAACCCGCTGGGCGGACTTGTTCACACAGCGTCAGCTTACAGCGCTATCAACCTATTCCGACCTAGTGCAAGAGGCTCGGTCAAAATGCGAAGCCGATGCTTTGGTTGCGCTCGGCGGAGCAGACGACAACCGCCTTCGCAACGGAGGAAAAGGGGCCGTCGCGTACGCTGACGCTGTGGCTACATATCTCGGTCTCGGGGTGGGAAGGCTGGCGGATGTCCAAAATTCACTCTGCGGCTGGGAAATAACCAAGACTCAGGTGCGCCATCTGTTTACTCGTCAAGCCATACCGATGCTTTGGGATTTTGGAGAGAATAATGCCTTTGGAGGCGCCGCGGGAGATTTCGGTATCAGTTTGAACAACCTTGCCAGAGCGATCGATAAAGTCCCGGCATCGTCTCCTAATTCGACTATCACCCACAATGCCGCTCACGAGCTGCCATTTCGCGAAGTTGTTATTTCAACAGACCCGCCATACTACGACAATGTGGGCTACGCTGATCTATCTGATTTCTTCTATGTGTGGCTCCGGAAAAGCCAACTCGATATCTGGCCAGATATCTTCCGACGTCTAACTACACCTAAAGACGAAGAGCTTGTTGCAACCGCTGGAAGACATGGTGGCCGTGAAGCAGCGGACAAGTTCTTTCTTGATGGTATGAGCAAGGCATTGGAATGCATTCGATCAGCCGCGAGTCCGCAGGCTCCGACTAGCATTTACTATGCGTTCAAACAGTCTGAGACTAACGTCGATGGATTGACTTCACAGGGATGGGCTTCTTTCCTTCAGGCTGTAGTCAACGCAGGGTTGGCGGTGGATGGAACGTGGCCCGTGCGCTCGGAGTTGAGTAATAGGATGCGCGGACAAGGCTCGAATGCGCTCGCTTCCTCGATCGTTCTTGTTTGCCGCAAACGTGAACCTTCCGCAGCTATTGTTACCCGTGCGGAATTTATCCGCACCCTAAAAGTTGAAATGCCGGAGGCTATCGCCGACATTCGCAAGGCGGGCGTCGGGCCAGTGGATATGCAACAATCGGTGATCGGCCCGGGCATGGGCGTGTTCACTCGGTATTCGCAGGTGCTCGAAGACGACGACAGCACCATGAGCGTGCGAACGGCGCTAACGCTAATTAATCGCGTATGGGACGAGATCGAAAATGAAGCCGCTGCTGCGTTCGATCCAGTGACCCAGGTCGCGCTGACATGGTTCGAGAGCTACGGATTCGACACAAAGCCCTCGGGCGAATTGATCGCACTAGCGACCGCTAAAGACACTTCCGACAAGGCTCTCTTTGCTTCCAAAGTCTTCAAGGACGGTAGGGGGCGGGCCGGCCTCACCCCGCGGCCTGAACTGCCCGGGGACTGGAGCCCGGAGAGCGACAAGAGCCCCACGATTTGGGAATGCGTTCAGCACACGGCGCGTGCACTAGCTGCGGAGGATGGCGGTCAGCTCGCGGCGGCCCAGCTCGTAAAATCGATGGGTCGAATGTCATCGGATGCGCTCACGCTTGCTGACCTGCTTTACAAAATCGCGTCTCGCAAAGGTTGGCAGCAGGAAGCGCTGGTTTACAACGAACTAGCGCAAGAGTGGCCTAAGCTCGAAAATCTGGCGAACGAAATTGAGCAAGGCAGTCGTTTCGATACACCCGACCAGGCTTCCTTGTTGTGA
- a CDS encoding DUF262 domain-containing protein: MAGSTFQTNPIDLHKLLDDCHRGIIQLPDFQRSWVWDEDRIKSLVASVSRAFPVGALMSLDTGGPVNFKPRPVEGAPPEAKGVSPQSLLLDGQQRMTSLYQVTLRAKVVETVTPKKKKVKRWFYIDIRKALDPSIDREEAIVGLPEDKIEKADFGRIVKLDLSSAHKEYAALMYPVCQVFDWDKWQDGFDNYWRGDQHESVREEFRAFKRQILENFKYYRVPVITLDRSTSKEAVCVVFEKVNTGGKALDAFELVTAMYAASGHELRKDWYGDDQVKGRHRRLAETLRPAGEEIGIIAGVGNTDFLQAISLFFTRDRRRAAEAAGKRGKELPAVSENRQALLNLPLDAYKQYEAQVERGFVQAAKFLHMLHIYRIFDLPYQSQIVPLAAILADIGDAWEHEANRAKLVQWYWNGVFGELYGSAVESRIARDFMEVPAWLRGGPEPSTISETLFRADRLKTMRMRLSAAYKGVNALLMKEGAQDFRSGQKFDHTVFFGENVDIHHIFPQDWCKTNRIKPDVFDSIINKTPLSYRTNRIIGGVAPSQYIAKLESGNETTPAIDDERLDTYLRSHLIDPALLRADNFQAFMEDRQARLLSLIEQATGKSAYTGGVAEEGEDAEGDEDTVEAELTIAAA, encoded by the coding sequence GTGGCCGGGTCAACCTTTCAGACAAATCCTATCGATTTGCACAAACTCCTTGATGATTGCCATCGGGGGATCATTCAGCTTCCAGACTTTCAGCGCAGTTGGGTATGGGACGAAGATCGCATTAAAAGCTTGGTAGCCTCGGTTTCGCGGGCTTTTCCAGTAGGCGCATTGATGTCGCTTGATACCGGTGGACCGGTCAATTTTAAACCAAGACCTGTGGAAGGTGCACCACCAGAAGCAAAGGGCGTCTCACCGCAATCGCTTTTGCTTGACGGTCAGCAACGGATGACGTCGCTTTATCAGGTCACGCTACGTGCGAAGGTGGTCGAAACCGTCACGCCCAAGAAAAAGAAGGTGAAGCGCTGGTTTTATATCGACATTCGGAAGGCGCTCGATCCATCCATAGATCGCGAAGAGGCGATTGTTGGGCTTCCTGAAGATAAAATTGAAAAAGCGGATTTTGGGAGGATCGTGAAGTTAGATCTTTCCTCCGCACATAAGGAATATGCTGCGCTGATGTATCCTGTCTGCCAAGTTTTCGATTGGGATAAGTGGCAGGATGGATTCGACAATTATTGGCGCGGTGATCAGCACGAAAGTGTTCGAGAGGAATTCAGGGCGTTCAAGCGCCAGATACTGGAAAACTTCAAATATTATCGTGTGCCGGTCATCACCCTGGACCGATCTACTTCGAAAGAGGCGGTGTGCGTCGTATTTGAAAAAGTAAATACCGGCGGCAAGGCTTTGGACGCCTTCGAACTTGTCACCGCCATGTACGCAGCTTCCGGCCATGAACTGCGAAAAGATTGGTACGGTGACGACCAAGTCAAGGGTCGTCACCGCCGTCTTGCAGAAACGCTTCGACCCGCCGGTGAAGAGATTGGAATCATTGCGGGAGTTGGAAATACGGATTTCCTTCAGGCAATCTCCCTATTCTTTACGCGAGATCGCCGACGCGCCGCGGAGGCGGCCGGGAAGCGGGGCAAAGAGCTGCCGGCTGTTTCAGAAAACCGTCAGGCGTTGCTCAATTTGCCGCTTGATGCCTACAAACAATACGAAGCGCAAGTTGAGCGGGGTTTCGTGCAAGCCGCTAAGTTCTTGCACATGCTTCACATCTATCGGATTTTCGATCTACCGTACCAGTCGCAGATCGTCCCTCTCGCTGCCATTCTTGCCGACATCGGGGACGCTTGGGAGCATGAGGCAAACCGGGCGAAATTAGTACAATGGTATTGGAACGGCGTATTCGGCGAGCTCTATGGTTCAGCGGTCGAATCCCGAATTGCACGTGATTTCATGGAGGTCCCGGCTTGGCTTAGAGGCGGCCCCGAGCCTTCAACGATCAGTGAAACACTCTTCCGCGCAGATAGATTGAAAACAATGCGTATGCGTTTGTCCGCCGCTTACAAAGGCGTCAACGCTCTTCTGATGAAGGAAGGCGCACAAGACTTTCGCTCCGGTCAAAAATTCGACCACACCGTTTTCTTCGGCGAAAACGTGGACATACATCATATATTTCCACAGGATTGGTGCAAAACCAATCGCATCAAACCTGATGTTTTTGATTCGATCATCAACAAGACGCCGCTCTCCTATCGAACGAATCGCATCATCGGAGGGGTCGCGCCGTCGCAGTACATCGCAAAACTGGAGAGTGGTAACGAGACAACTCCGGCGATCGATGACGAACGGCTCGACACCTATCTCAGGTCTCATTTGATTGATCCTGCACTTCTCCGGGCCGACAACTTTCAAGCGTTTATGGAAGATCGGCAGGCGCGATTACTTTCTCTGATAGAGCAAGCCACCGGCAAATCCGCATACACAGGTGGTGTCGCGGAGGAGGGCGAGGATGCCGAGGGTGACGAGGACACCGTAGAAGCCGAGCTGACAATTGCGGCGGCATGA
- a CDS encoding DUF499 domain-containing protein, with protein sequence MATDKETLRRVQDGLFHLQKAVQPFVAERMEAKLGKRWIMHASRAQGSSPLDPLDGYGLLKTMLDNWRDVFDDAFARNEKFKVRNFVSTSFEARNTTSHLALPLTDSEALRYLDAMVCLARAVKGPKKEIDEIAKLYDAQRRDGVEALPPVAGAQAATALGKPGTLSLGLDTTEAPVGALHPWIEVAFPHTDVLENRYKQSEFAADLAAVDMGQASEDYSKPDNFFRITFLTDGLKRVLRTALERLSGKGGDPILGLQTSFGGGKTHTMLALYHLANATDLDLLPGVRELAAEMGVKNWKPVKTAVFVGTAKGVDSSLVLKDGPKVRTLWGYIAWRLAGDAGLKLLREAEANGTNPGSELLVELFRKAGPSVILLDEVVAFARQLPDDRFEAFLSFIQSLTEAAKMLPNVLLVGSLPESDEEAGGAKGIAALHRLEKVFGRVGSPWLAAHGNETYEIVRRRLFQELDAEGEKARDETVKAFHDLYKRNAAEFPPYAREANYGELLRLSYPIHPELFERLSKDWSTLDKFQKTRGVLRFMANVVSVLWQARTRDPMILPARVPVADARIKASVIYPLDSAFSAVIDSEVDGEGSRPARMETNTTRRLAQARAATRAARAVFLCSAPKVGQPNAGVTGQDVRLAAAEPGDQLAIFGEALRELHEGATYLYEDAGRYWFSTQPTLNRLADERAKSLPAHEVDIDILRVLTAEANQKSGFAKVHAAPDEPSSIDEAAALTLVILGPSFIHTKGATASAAVDAVTDTLTRCRTSQRRYRNILIFVAPDDAALNNARDVVRKALAWTSIENDENTQQQLTQGQSADVKEKARTNREAAERAIRSAWTHILYAEKDETVLDGKPFEIAQTALLSRERPSIATSVYEKVSSRGDGLVKDTLGPRMLMAKLTGLWPADRPHLAIADLREWFAAYVYLPKLRDPAVLESAIAEGVSSADPQFGYADRFDEGSGKYEGLVCGRLAPTRFSQDAVIVRKEVAAAYGGQSENSVIGLPPPAGEVPNVSGGVAAGPTTVEGATRPKRFYGSVEIDMIRPVKAFDAILNAVVMELQQTQGARVRLTLEVEALAEEGFADNDVSVVRDNARQLKFKPESTGFED encoded by the coding sequence ATGGCAACCGACAAGGAAACACTCCGACGAGTGCAGGACGGCCTCTTTCATCTTCAGAAAGCTGTTCAGCCTTTCGTGGCTGAACGGATGGAAGCGAAGCTTGGCAAGCGCTGGATCATGCATGCGAGCCGCGCGCAAGGATCGTCTCCATTGGACCCGCTCGATGGCTATGGACTGCTCAAGACGATGCTCGATAATTGGCGCGATGTCTTCGACGATGCTTTTGCGCGCAACGAAAAGTTCAAAGTCCGCAATTTCGTTTCGACGTCCTTTGAGGCCAGGAACACGACCTCGCATCTCGCTCTGCCGCTGACCGACTCTGAAGCGCTGCGTTACCTCGATGCCATGGTCTGTCTTGCGCGTGCCGTAAAAGGCCCAAAGAAAGAAATCGACGAAATTGCGAAGCTTTATGATGCGCAGCGGCGTGATGGTGTCGAAGCGTTGCCGCCGGTTGCCGGCGCACAAGCCGCGACGGCACTTGGGAAGCCGGGTACCCTCTCGCTCGGCCTCGATACCACCGAAGCGCCGGTCGGCGCATTGCACCCGTGGATCGAAGTCGCATTCCCTCACACGGACGTGCTGGAGAACCGTTACAAGCAATCTGAGTTCGCAGCCGATCTCGCAGCAGTCGATATGGGTCAGGCGAGCGAGGATTACTCCAAACCAGACAACTTCTTCCGCATTACCTTCCTGACGGACGGACTAAAACGGGTCCTTCGCACCGCGCTTGAGCGGCTTTCAGGCAAGGGGGGAGATCCGATTCTTGGCCTTCAGACCTCGTTCGGTGGCGGCAAGACCCATACAATGCTGGCGCTCTACCACCTCGCAAACGCGACCGACCTTGACTTGCTTCCCGGCGTGCGCGAACTCGCAGCCGAAATGGGCGTCAAGAATTGGAAGCCGGTAAAGACCGCTGTGTTCGTCGGCACAGCGAAGGGGGTCGACTCCTCGCTCGTGCTTAAGGACGGGCCAAAAGTTCGCACACTTTGGGGCTATATTGCCTGGCGCCTTGCAGGCGATGCTGGACTAAAACTCCTGCGCGAGGCAGAAGCAAACGGCACCAATCCGGGCTCTGAACTGTTGGTGGAGCTGTTTCGCAAGGCGGGGCCGAGCGTGATTTTGCTCGACGAAGTGGTCGCGTTCGCGCGACAGCTTCCCGACGATCGGTTCGAAGCTTTTCTATCATTCATCCAGTCGTTAACCGAAGCGGCGAAGATGCTTCCGAATGTGTTGCTTGTTGGCTCGCTGCCAGAAAGCGATGAAGAGGCCGGCGGAGCGAAGGGCATCGCCGCATTGCATCGTCTCGAAAAGGTGTTTGGTCGCGTTGGTTCGCCGTGGCTCGCGGCACACGGCAACGAAACTTATGAGATTGTACGCCGGCGACTTTTCCAAGAACTCGATGCAGAAGGCGAGAAGGCGCGTGATGAAACCGTCAAGGCGTTTCATGACCTTTACAAGAGGAATGCTGCTGAGTTTCCGCCATACGCGCGCGAGGCAAATTACGGAGAATTATTGCGCCTCTCATATCCAATCCATCCTGAACTATTCGAGCGCTTGTCGAAGGACTGGTCGACGCTCGACAAATTCCAGAAGACCCGCGGTGTACTGCGGTTCATGGCCAACGTTGTCAGCGTGTTATGGCAGGCGCGTACTCGCGATCCGATGATCTTGCCGGCCCGTGTTCCGGTTGCCGATGCTCGTATCAAAGCAAGTGTGATCTACCCCCTCGATTCCGCTTTTTCCGCGGTCATAGACAGTGAGGTCGATGGTGAAGGATCGCGGCCTGCGCGGATGGAAACAAATACAACGCGGCGTCTCGCGCAGGCGCGGGCCGCAACGCGCGCCGCGCGCGCGGTATTCCTCTGTTCAGCTCCAAAAGTCGGCCAGCCAAACGCAGGTGTGACAGGTCAAGACGTGCGGCTTGCGGCGGCCGAACCGGGCGATCAACTCGCGATTTTTGGTGAAGCACTACGGGAGCTGCACGAGGGCGCTACATACCTCTACGAGGACGCGGGACGCTACTGGTTCTCGACCCAGCCGACGTTGAATCGACTCGCAGACGAGCGCGCAAAATCGTTGCCGGCTCACGAGGTCGATATCGATATCCTGCGCGTTCTCACGGCTGAGGCAAACCAAAAGAGCGGTTTTGCTAAGGTACATGCAGCTCCGGATGAACCGAGCTCAATCGACGAAGCCGCCGCCCTGACGCTTGTGATCCTCGGCCCGTCATTTATCCACACGAAAGGTGCCACGGCATCGGCTGCGGTGGATGCGGTCACTGATACGCTGACGCGTTGTCGGACTTCGCAGCGCCGCTACCGAAACATTTTGATCTTCGTCGCGCCTGATGATGCCGCACTAAACAACGCGCGCGACGTGGTGCGGAAGGCTCTCGCCTGGACGTCGATCGAGAATGACGAGAATACCCAACAGCAATTGACGCAAGGACAATCGGCAGATGTGAAGGAGAAAGCTAGAACGAACCGTGAGGCGGCCGAAAGAGCGATCCGTTCCGCGTGGACTCACATTCTTTATGCAGAGAAGGATGAGACCGTGCTCGACGGCAAGCCCTTCGAGATCGCGCAAACGGCACTGCTTTCGCGCGAGCGCCCGTCGATCGCCACTTCGGTCTACGAGAAGGTTTCTTCTCGTGGCGACGGTCTCGTCAAGGATACGCTCGGACCGCGAATGTTGATGGCGAAATTGACCGGCCTCTGGCCTGCCGATAGGCCGCACCTTGCGATCGCAGACCTCCGCGAATGGTTCGCCGCCTACGTTTACTTGCCTAAACTGCGCGACCCGGCAGTCTTGGAAAGCGCGATCGCAGAGGGTGTTTCCAGCGCCGATCCTCAATTCGGCTACGCTGACCGCTTTGATGAGGGCAGCGGAAAATATGAGGGGCTTGTGTGCGGGAGGCTCGCGCCCACGAGGTTTTCCCAAGATGCGGTTATCGTCCGTAAGGAGGTTGCCGCAGCCTATGGAGGCCAGTCCGAAAATAGCGTTATCGGTTTGCCCCCGCCGGCTGGAGAAGTCCCTAACGTTTCTGGTGGAGTGGCAGCAGGTCCAACGACGGTGGAAGGAGCGACACGACCCAAGCGTTTCTACGGCTCCGTCGAAATTGATATGATCCGGCCGGTGAAGGCCTTCGATGCGATTTTGAATGCCGTTGTTATGGAACTCCAGCAAACCCAAGGAGCCAGGGTTAGGCTGACGTTGGAGGTTGAGGCGCTGGCTGAAGAGGGGTTTGCAGACAACGATGTAAGCGTGGTGAGGGACAATGCTCGGCAGCTCAAGTTCAAACCGGAATCGACGGGCTTTGAGGATTGA